One part of the Paramormyrops kingsleyae isolate MSU_618 chromosome 2, PKINGS_0.4, whole genome shotgun sequence genome encodes these proteins:
- the LOC111847264 gene encoding uncharacterized protein — protein MERRWRHLFLTVFVFHETLGFGIRNEHLGKCLQLQVSWSRGVTLKECSPGSALQEWHWDPETLVLRSLQTGECLSTSEAPGHVSIHLKNCGTNSEEREGQVWTCSKKGHLTLQRSRLHLSAQHDKVFLTKERGKGSKWRTMSNRTICSEHQWNGHDIRVTQKILPFEFSSSTSSINTFLQQNSVEDGLAFPKPTKMDLDHISHSPRNSGPEDSSRPFLTQEYGLTWKVTMLVLSSLALVLGVIILLLNIHYNRKRKILCVLRSVTPNETGPQQGSPVPNERAPLTQHPMRPGHSSSLQRGEILIEWKDGSITPLFENSTYMTE, from the exons ATGGAGAGGAGGTGGCGACATCTTTTTCTGACCGTTTTCGTTTTCCATG AGACGCTGGGATTTGGCATCAGAAATGAACACCTGGGAAAGTGTTTGCAGCTGCAAGTTTCCTGGTCCAGGGGAGTGACACTCAAAGAATGTAGCCCTGGTTCAGCACTTCAGGAGTGGCACTGGGACCCTGAAACCCTGGTTTTGCGCAGTCTGCAGACAGGagagtgcctgagcacgtcagAAGCACCGGGGCACGTGAGCATCCACTTGAAGAATTGTGGAACAAACAGTGAGGAGAGGGAAGGACAGGTCTGGACCTGCTCCAAGAAGGGTCACCTCACTCTGCAAAGGAGCCGGTTGCACCTCAGCGCACAACACGACAAAGTCTTCCTCACCAAGGAGCGTGGCAAAGGAAGCAAATGGAGGACAATGAGCAATCGTACTATCTGCAGTGAACACCAATGGAATGGACATGATATACGCGTAACACAGAAAATTCTTCCTTTCGAGTTCTCATCTTCGACTAGCAGCATTAATACTTTCCTGCAGCAGA ACTCAGTGGAAGATGGACTGGCTTTCCCAAAACCCACTAAGATGGACTTGGACCACATCAGTCATTCTCCCAGAAACTCAGGACCTGAAGATTCTTCAAGGCCCTTCCTTACTCAGGAGTATG GGCTGACCTGGAAAGTGACCATGCTGGTCCTCAGCTCACTGGCTTTGGTTCTTGGGGTGATTATTCTTCTTCTGAACATCCATTACAACAG GAAGAGGAAGATACTTTGCGTACTCAGGTCTGTCACTCCGAATGAGACGGGGCCTCAGCAGGGCTCCCCAGTGCCCAATGAGAGGGCTCCCCTCACCCAGCATCCCATGCGACCTGGACACTCCTCTTCCCTACAGCGGGGTGAGATCCTGATTGAGTGGAAGGACGGGAGCATCACTCCACTTTTTGAAAACAGTACTTACATGACTGAATGA
- the LOC140587602 gene encoding uncharacterized protein isoform X1: protein MDSGSLHHEINLALPDLHEETKRAVIEHLTDIIGVRNREDLLFVEPDDIKPFLTPIQSRRLVQVFRKVESGSSNNPKEPETTCSTTVQVPLKGNSLCSAQASGQLPSTQPNVSNTSWISNFSVPWEKMPTRLSQALASGGMAHPEDRRIMIRTVVEGMRVHCPNPNRAACGEVARAIVSKYPATFADKTAEGEQLGCGYYSLLKQLKTRVEHVNRDNVSSRIRQPRKRSTRENNEGDVAIKRGRSELDSYGCINWQPTTLPEGETTETLESKRQTMSTVFRSAGPQAIETTDVNTYMSLTYIYQRHMLNSWPAPTLCEVQEHWPFLFTKRGLCTHFHTLTDIEVETRLSEALLTKGRRILNFFQSQRLQWNKEIEHLLRECDSAKLNHNQIATAAILLLMKYFQEKEDSIFILADAFSTKMSVEREMTLPITPRVIALGNNFMSASRWMISLEGKVFYEPEQMHDFAGTLAVFFASYYVFNLEYQESASITLEMIQRFFVRINPDMGTKCPAKLGTSRKTGRVVKRKVTSISPRITTFLQRLSEFEWRTSN from the exons ATGGACAGTGGCAGCCTACATCATGAAATTAACCTGGCATTACCTGACCTGCATGAAGAGACAAAGAGGGCAGTTATTGAGCACCTGACAGACATTATTGGTGTCAGAAACAGAGAAGATCTCCTGTTTGTTGAGCCTGATGATATCAAGCCTTTCTTGACACCAATTCAAAGTCGAAGACTTGTTCAAGTATTCAGAAAAG TGGAGTCTGGCTCTTCAAACAACCCAAAGGAACCTGAAACTACCTGCTCAACAACTGTGCAAGTGCCACTAAAGGGTAATTCACTCTGTTCTGCACAAGCATCAGGTCAACTCCCTTCCACACAACCAAATGTAAGCAACACCTCCTGGATCAGCAATTTTTCAGTTCCCTGGGAGAAGATGCCAACAAGACTTTCACAGGCCTTGGCATCTGGTGGAATGGCTCACCCAGAAGACAGGAGAATAATGATTAGGACTGTTGTAGAAGGAATGCGAGTACACTGCCCCAACCCTAACAGAGCTGCTTGTGGGGAGGTAGCTAGAGCTATTGTATCTAAGTATCCCGCTAcctttgcagataagactgCAGAAGGTGAGCAATTAGGCTGTGGTTATTATTCCCTACTCAAACAGCTTAAAACAAGAGTTGAACATGTAAATAGAGACAATGTCAGCAGCAGAATCCGGCAGCCAAGGAAAAGGTCTACCAGGGAAAACAATGAGGGTGATGTTGCCATCAAAAGGGGGAGATCTGAACTTGATAGCTATGGTTGCATCAACTGGCAACCCACAACCCTACCAGAAGGAGAAACCACTGAAACTTTGGAGTCAAAAAGACAGACTATGTCAACTGTCttcagatcagcaggtcctcaAGCAATTGAAACAACAGATGTAAATACTTATATGTCTTTGACTTATATTTACCAGAGGCACATGCTTAATTCTTGGCCTGCCCCCACCTTATGTGAGGTTCAAGAGCATTGGCCATTTCTTTTTACTAAAAGAGGCCTCTGCACTCACttccacacactcacagatatTGAGGTAGAGACACGTCTCAGTGAAGCCCTTCTTACGAAAGGAAGGAGAATTTTGAACTTCTTTCAAAGCCAGAGACTTCAGTGGAACAAGGAGATTGAACATCTGCTACGTGAGTGCGACAGTGCAAAGCTGAACCACAACCAGATTGCCACAGCAGCCATCCTTCTTCTGATGAAGTACTTCCAAGAAAAAGAGGACTCAATCTTCATCTTGGCTGAc GCTTTTTCCACCAAGATGTCTGTTGAGAGAGAGATGACCTTACCCATCACACCAAGGGTAATAGCGCTTG GGAATAATTTCATGTCTGCAAGCCGCTGGATGATCAGTTTGGAGGGCAAGGTATTTTATGAGCCTGAGCAGATGCATGACTTTGCCGGCACCCTTGCTGTCTTCTTTGCGTCATATTACGTTTTCAACCTTGAGTATCAGGAGTCAGCGTCCATCACACTGGAGATGATACAGAG GTTCTTTGTGAGGATCAATCCAGACATGGGAACAAAATGCCCTGCAAAACTTGGTACAAGCCGCAAGACAGGTCGTGTCGTAAAGAGGAAGGTTACAAGCATCAGCCCTCGGATCACCACCTTCCTCCAGCGGCTCTCTGAGTTTGAATGGAGGACTTCCAACTAG
- the LOC140587602 gene encoding uncharacterized protein isoform X2: MDSGSLHHEINLALPDLHEETKRAVIEHLTDIIGVRNREDLLFVEPDDIKPFLTPIQSRRLVQVFRKVESGSSNNPKEPETTCSTTVQVPLKGNSLCSAQASGQLPSTQPNVSNTSWISNFSVPWEKMPTRLSQALASGGMAHPEDRRIMIRTVVEGMRVHCPNPNRAACGEVARAIVSKYPATFADKTAEGEQLGCGYYSLLKQLKTRVEHVNRDNVSSRIRQPRKRSTRENNEGDVAIKRGRSELDSYGCINWQPTTLPEGETTETLESKRQTMSTVFRSAGPQAIETTDVNTYMSLTYIYQRHMLNSWPAPTLCEVQEHWPFLFTKRGLCTHFHTLTDIEVETRLSEALLTKGRRILNFFQSQRLQWNKEIEHLLRECDSAKLNHNQIATAAILLLMKYFQEKEDSIFILADAFSTKMSVEREMTLPITPRVIALGNNFMSASRWMISLEGKVLCEDQSRHGNKMPCKTWYKPQDRSCRKEEGYKHQPSDHHLPPAAL; encoded by the exons ATGGACAGTGGCAGCCTACATCATGAAATTAACCTGGCATTACCTGACCTGCATGAAGAGACAAAGAGGGCAGTTATTGAGCACCTGACAGACATTATTGGTGTCAGAAACAGAGAAGATCTCCTGTTTGTTGAGCCTGATGATATCAAGCCTTTCTTGACACCAATTCAAAGTCGAAGACTTGTTCAAGTATTCAGAAAAG TGGAGTCTGGCTCTTCAAACAACCCAAAGGAACCTGAAACTACCTGCTCAACAACTGTGCAAGTGCCACTAAAGGGTAATTCACTCTGTTCTGCACAAGCATCAGGTCAACTCCCTTCCACACAACCAAATGTAAGCAACACCTCCTGGATCAGCAATTTTTCAGTTCCCTGGGAGAAGATGCCAACAAGACTTTCACAGGCCTTGGCATCTGGTGGAATGGCTCACCCAGAAGACAGGAGAATAATGATTAGGACTGTTGTAGAAGGAATGCGAGTACACTGCCCCAACCCTAACAGAGCTGCTTGTGGGGAGGTAGCTAGAGCTATTGTATCTAAGTATCCCGCTAcctttgcagataagactgCAGAAGGTGAGCAATTAGGCTGTGGTTATTATTCCCTACTCAAACAGCTTAAAACAAGAGTTGAACATGTAAATAGAGACAATGTCAGCAGCAGAATCCGGCAGCCAAGGAAAAGGTCTACCAGGGAAAACAATGAGGGTGATGTTGCCATCAAAAGGGGGAGATCTGAACTTGATAGCTATGGTTGCATCAACTGGCAACCCACAACCCTACCAGAAGGAGAAACCACTGAAACTTTGGAGTCAAAAAGACAGACTATGTCAACTGTCttcagatcagcaggtcctcaAGCAATTGAAACAACAGATGTAAATACTTATATGTCTTTGACTTATATTTACCAGAGGCACATGCTTAATTCTTGGCCTGCCCCCACCTTATGTGAGGTTCAAGAGCATTGGCCATTTCTTTTTACTAAAAGAGGCCTCTGCACTCACttccacacactcacagatatTGAGGTAGAGACACGTCTCAGTGAAGCCCTTCTTACGAAAGGAAGGAGAATTTTGAACTTCTTTCAAAGCCAGAGACTTCAGTGGAACAAGGAGATTGAACATCTGCTACGTGAGTGCGACAGTGCAAAGCTGAACCACAACCAGATTGCCACAGCAGCCATCCTTCTTCTGATGAAGTACTTCCAAGAAAAAGAGGACTCAATCTTCATCTTGGCTGAc GCTTTTTCCACCAAGATGTCTGTTGAGAGAGAGATGACCTTACCCATCACACCAAGGGTAATAGCGCTTG GGAATAATTTCATGTCTGCAAGCCGCTGGATGATCAGTTTGGAGGGCAAG GTTCTTTGTGAGGATCAATCCAGACATGGGAACAAAATGCCCTGCAAAACTTGGTACAAGCCGCAAGACAGGTCGTGTCGTAAAGAGGAAGGTTACAAGCATCAGCCCTCGGATCACCACCTTCCTCCAGCGGCTCTCTGA